The proteins below are encoded in one region of Sinorhizobium meliloti:
- a CDS encoding sensory rhodopsin transducer yields the protein MTHAIGSRRWAIADGYIPSSSASDDPALVSPALVSHESACILNTGDTPAKVEIMLFFSDREPAGPYRVTVAARRTVHLRFNDLDDPERVPRDTPYASLIESDTPIVVQQTRLDSRQPPHALLSTIAYCQE from the coding sequence ATGACGCATGCTATAGGCAGCAGGCGATGGGCAATCGCCGACGGCTACATCCCTTCTTCGAGCGCGAGCGACGATCCCGCGCTCGTCTCCCCAGCGCTCGTCTCCCATGAAAGCGCCTGCATCCTGAATACCGGTGACACGCCGGCCAAGGTCGAGATCATGCTGTTCTTTTCCGACCGGGAGCCCGCAGGTCCGTACCGTGTAACCGTCGCGGCCCGCCGGACGGTCCACCTGCGTTTCAACGATCTCGACGATCCGGAGCGCGTGCCGCGGGACACGCCCTATGCCTCGCTGATCGAATCCGACACGCCGATCGTCGTGCAGCAGACGCGGCTCGATTCCCGGCAACCGCCCCACGCTCTCTTGAGCACAATCGCCTATTGCCAGGAGTAG